One Panicum virgatum strain AP13 chromosome 9K, P.virgatum_v5, whole genome shotgun sequence genomic region harbors:
- the LOC120647564 gene encoding short-chain dehydrogenase TIC 32 B, chloroplastic-like isoform X1, producing the protein MLQAVRYLLGSPGATGFGSKSTAEDVTAACPDLAALTAIITGATSGIGAETARVLAKRGARVVIPARSVKAAEDMRARIRDECPGADVLVLPLDLSSLASVRAFADRFLELGLPLHLLINNAGKFSHGQLALSEDGVEMTFATNYLGHFLLTKLLLGRMAETAAATGVQGRIVNVSSSVHGWFAGDWAEYLDLVTRRKIAYDATQAYAVSKLANVLHTRELAARLQETGANVTVNCVHPGIVRTRLNRDRDGILTGTHCHVINYSLIMHLLPLHGITFLIFFSGGVCMQIWCSCCCPSCSRRSLRLRRPRATWRPTRGWPACPAATSPTATRRCRRRPPPTATRPRGSGASPRP; encoded by the exons ATGCTGCAGGCGGTGCGCTACCTGCTGGGCTCCCCCGGCGCCACGGGCTTCGGGTCCAAGTCCACGGCCGAGGACGTGACGGCCGCGTGCCCGGACCTCGCCGCGCTCACCGCCATCATCACCGGCGCCACGTCGGGCATCGGGGCCGAGACGGCGCGGGTCCTCGCCAAGCGTGGCGCGCGGGTCGTCATCCCGGCCCGCAGCGTCAAGGCCGCTGAGGACATGCGCGCGCGCATCCGCGACGAGTGCCCCGGCGCCGACGTCCTGGTGCTGCCGCTGGACCTCAGCTCGCTCGCCTCCGTCCGAGCCTTCGCCGACCGattcctcgagctcggcctgccGCTCCACCTCCTCAT AAACAATGCCGGCAAGTTCTCGCACGGGCAGCTTGCGCTCTCGGAGGACGGCGTCGAGATGACCTTCGCCACCAACTACCTCG GCCACTTCCTGCTGACGAAGCTGCTGCTGGGGCGGAtggcggagacggcggcggcgaccggcgtgCAGGGCCGCATCGTCAACGTGTCGTCCAGCGTGCACGGCTGGTTCGCCGGCGACTGGGCCGAGTACCTCGACCTCGTCACCCGACGCAAGAT AGCCTACGACGCGACGCAGGCGTACGCGGTGTCCAAGCTCGCCAACGTGCTGCACACCAGGGAGCTCGCCGCGCGCCTGCAG GAAACGGGGGCCAATGTGACGGTGAACTGCGTCCACCCGGGCATCGTCAGGACCCGCCTCaaccgcgaccgcgacggcaTCCTCACAGGTACACACTGTCATGTCATCAACTACTCACTCATCATGCATCTACTGCCTCTGCATGGAATaactttccttatttttttttctggggGCGTCTGCATGCAGATCTGGTGTTCTTGCTGCTGTCCAAGCTGCTCAAGACGATCCCTCAG GCTGCGGCGACCACGTGCTACGTGGCGGCCCACCCGAGGGTGGCCGGCGTGTCCGGCCGCTACTTCGCCGACTGCAACGAGGCGctgccgtcgccggccgccaccaacTGCCACGAGGCCGCGCGGCTCTGGCGCATCTCCGAGGCCCTGA
- the LOC120647564 gene encoding short-chain dehydrogenase TIC 32 B, chloroplastic-like isoform X2: MLQAVRYLLGSPGATGFGSKSTAEDVTAACPDLAALTAIITGATSGIGAETARVLAKRGARVVIPARSVKAAEDMRARIRDECPGADVLVLPLDLSSLASVRAFADRFLELGLPLHLLINNAGKFSHGQLALSEDGVEMTFATNYLGHFLLTKLLLGRMAETAAATGVQGRIVNVSSSVHGWFAGDWAEYLDLVTRRKIAYDATQAYAVSKLANVLHTRELAARLQETGANVTVNCVHPGIVRTRLNRDRDGILTDLVFLLLSKLLKTIPQAAATTCYVAAHPRVAGVSGRYFADCNEALPSPAATNCHEAARLWRISEALTFPAAAHTAASASPPRPTPT; this comes from the exons ATGCTGCAGGCGGTGCGCTACCTGCTGGGCTCCCCCGGCGCCACGGGCTTCGGGTCCAAGTCCACGGCCGAGGACGTGACGGCCGCGTGCCCGGACCTCGCCGCGCTCACCGCCATCATCACCGGCGCCACGTCGGGCATCGGGGCCGAGACGGCGCGGGTCCTCGCCAAGCGTGGCGCGCGGGTCGTCATCCCGGCCCGCAGCGTCAAGGCCGCTGAGGACATGCGCGCGCGCATCCGCGACGAGTGCCCCGGCGCCGACGTCCTGGTGCTGCCGCTGGACCTCAGCTCGCTCGCCTCCGTCCGAGCCTTCGCCGACCGattcctcgagctcggcctgccGCTCCACCTCCTCAT AAACAATGCCGGCAAGTTCTCGCACGGGCAGCTTGCGCTCTCGGAGGACGGCGTCGAGATGACCTTCGCCACCAACTACCTCG GCCACTTCCTGCTGACGAAGCTGCTGCTGGGGCGGAtggcggagacggcggcggcgaccggcgtgCAGGGCCGCATCGTCAACGTGTCGTCCAGCGTGCACGGCTGGTTCGCCGGCGACTGGGCCGAGTACCTCGACCTCGTCACCCGACGCAAGAT AGCCTACGACGCGACGCAGGCGTACGCGGTGTCCAAGCTCGCCAACGTGCTGCACACCAGGGAGCTCGCCGCGCGCCTGCAG GAAACGGGGGCCAATGTGACGGTGAACTGCGTCCACCCGGGCATCGTCAGGACCCGCCTCaaccgcgaccgcgacggcaTCCTCACAG ATCTGGTGTTCTTGCTGCTGTCCAAGCTGCTCAAGACGATCCCTCAG GCTGCGGCGACCACGTGCTACGTGGCGGCCCACCCGAGGGTGGCCGGCGTGTCCGGCCGCTACTTCGCCGACTGCAACGAGGCGctgccgtcgccggccgccaccaacTGCCACGAGGCCGCGCGGCTCTGGCGCATCTCCGAGGCCCTGAcattcccggcggcggcgcacacaGCAGCATCGGCTTCGCCGCCCCGTCCAACGCCAACCTGA